From a single Actinomyces viscosus genomic region:
- a CDS encoding nitrate reductase subunit alpha, translated as MTTTGTQPTGPGIVPGPDHQVEETPGLFTLGSYLRRGQASADARRLFLTGGRESDTFYRHRWSHDKMVHSTHGVNCTGSCAWEVYVSDGIITWEKQITDYPTTGPDMPEYEPRGCPRGAAFSWYTYSPTRIRYPYVRSVLLDAFRAAKAANNDDPVAAWAQVTGDPTTARAYKSARGKGGMVRVGWDEAMEIVAAAYVHTIRTWGPDRIAGFSVIPAMSQVSYGAGGRLHELIGATMLSFYDWYADLPPASPQVFGDQTDVPEAGDWYNSQYLMMWGSNLPLTRTPDAHFMTEARYHGQKVVAVSPDYADNTKFADQWLRVAPGTDGALAQAMGHVILKEFHVARREPFFLDYMRRHTDSPFLIGLEPSPDGTGYVPGRFVTASEVDGVATGAPRNEFRPLVWDRRRGPADPGGTLADRFTPEGEGRWNLLMEGVDPVMSILDLHDQGPRVQAAEVLLPRFDLPGSATPEGSVGGGVVRRGVPVTRIGERLVTTVYDLLLAQYAVERPSMPGHWPADYQDATVPGTPAWASEITGVPGPAIIRVARDFALNAVESGGRSQIVMGAGINHYYHADQIYRTILALTSMCATQGVNGGGWAHYVGQEKVRPLSGFQQYAFALDWHRPARQMISTGFWYITTDQWRYDTTSAERLASPLGPGSLAGKTTTDTMVEAMKRGWTPSYPTFNRSPLLLGQQAAEAGMDPKDYVVEQLRSGELRFACEDPDAPENFPRILCSWRTNLLGSSAKGTEFFLRHMVGADNDVNAVETPPGQRPASVTWREQAPVGKLDLMWTADFRNTSTTLHSDVVLPAATWYEKHDISSTDMHPFVHSFNAAIDPPWEARTDFQVFQALAGLISAWAPRYLGTQTDVVAAPLNHDTPDAMTMAHGDVSALPQEWVPGVTMPKLVPTQRDYTQIRAKFDALGPLAEKLGLPCKGIMLRPGPEVERLARNHGVSTDGQAAGRPLIDTDIRAADAIFALSGTTNGRISTEGWETLSQRTGTTLVELSEEEAGKLITFADTQVKPQGVITSPEWSGSEHGGRRYSAFVVNVEHAKPWHTLTGRMHYYLDHDWMLDMGEALPIFRPPLDFHALYGEAAPGSVGTSRAGTAEVAVRYITAHNKWAIHSQYFDNLHMLTLGRGGQTIWMSPQDADKIGVKDNEWVEAYNRNGIVAARAIVSHRIPEGMVFMHHAQERTMNTPLTESSGRRGGTHNSLTRIVLKPSHFAGGYAQLSYAFNYIGPTGNNRDEVTLIRRRSNQEVTF; from the coding sequence ATGACTACCACCGGCACCCAGCCCACCGGCCCCGGGATCGTCCCGGGCCCCGACCACCAGGTCGAGGAGACCCCCGGACTGTTCACGCTGGGCTCCTACCTGCGTCGGGGGCAGGCCTCGGCCGACGCCCGCCGCCTGTTCCTGACCGGCGGGCGCGAGTCCGACACCTTCTACCGGCACCGGTGGAGCCACGACAAGATGGTCCACTCCACCCACGGGGTCAACTGCACCGGCTCGTGCGCCTGGGAGGTCTACGTCTCCGACGGCATCATCACCTGGGAGAAGCAGATCACCGACTACCCCACCACGGGTCCGGACATGCCCGAGTACGAGCCGCGGGGCTGCCCGCGCGGCGCGGCCTTCTCCTGGTACACCTACTCCCCCACGCGCATCCGCTACCCCTACGTGCGCTCGGTCCTGCTGGACGCCTTCCGCGCCGCGAAGGCCGCCAACAATGACGACCCGGTGGCCGCCTGGGCGCAGGTCACCGGTGACCCGACCACCGCCAGGGCCTACAAGTCCGCCCGGGGCAAGGGCGGCATGGTGCGCGTGGGCTGGGACGAGGCCATGGAGATCGTCGCGGCGGCCTACGTCCACACCATCCGCACCTGGGGCCCGGACCGCATCGCCGGCTTCTCCGTCATCCCGGCCATGTCCCAGGTCTCCTACGGAGCCGGCGGGCGCCTCCACGAGCTCATCGGCGCCACGATGCTCTCCTTCTACGACTGGTACGCCGACCTGCCCCCGGCCTCCCCGCAGGTCTTCGGCGACCAGACCGACGTCCCCGAGGCCGGGGACTGGTACAACTCCCAGTACCTCATGATGTGGGGCTCCAACCTGCCCCTGACCCGCACCCCGGACGCCCACTTCATGACCGAGGCCCGCTACCACGGGCAGAAGGTCGTGGCCGTCTCCCCGGACTACGCCGACAACACGAAGTTCGCCGACCAGTGGCTGCGCGTGGCCCCGGGCACCGACGGCGCCCTGGCCCAGGCGATGGGGCACGTCATCCTCAAGGAGTTCCACGTCGCTCGCCGCGAGCCCTTCTTCCTGGACTACATGCGCCGCCACACCGACTCCCCCTTCCTCATCGGGCTGGAGCCCTCCCCCGACGGCACCGGTTACGTGCCCGGCCGCTTCGTGACGGCCTCCGAGGTCGACGGCGTCGCCACCGGCGCCCCGAGGAACGAGTTCCGCCCGCTCGTGTGGGACCGCAGGCGCGGCCCGGCCGACCCCGGCGGCACCCTGGCGGACCGCTTCACCCCCGAGGGCGAGGGCCGGTGGAACCTGCTCATGGAGGGCGTCGACCCGGTCATGAGCATCCTGGACCTGCACGACCAGGGCCCTAGGGTCCAGGCCGCCGAGGTCCTCCTGCCCCGCTTCGACCTGCCCGGCTCGGCCACCCCCGAGGGCTCGGTGGGCGGCGGCGTCGTGCGCCGCGGGGTCCCGGTCACGCGGATCGGGGAGCGCCTGGTCACCACCGTCTACGACCTGCTCCTGGCCCAGTACGCCGTCGAGCGGCCGAGCATGCCGGGCCACTGGCCCGCGGACTACCAGGACGCCACCGTGCCGGGCACCCCCGCCTGGGCCAGCGAGATCACCGGCGTGCCCGGCCCGGCCATCATCCGGGTGGCGCGCGACTTCGCCCTCAACGCCGTGGAGTCAGGAGGCCGCTCCCAGATCGTCATGGGCGCCGGCATCAACCACTACTACCACGCCGACCAGATCTACCGGACGATCCTGGCGCTGACCTCCATGTGCGCCACCCAGGGCGTCAACGGCGGCGGCTGGGCCCACTACGTGGGTCAGGAGAAGGTGCGCCCGCTCAGCGGCTTCCAGCAGTACGCCTTCGCCCTGGACTGGCACCGCCCGGCCCGGCAGATGATCTCCACCGGCTTCTGGTACATCACCACCGACCAGTGGCGCTACGACACCACATCGGCCGAGCGCCTGGCCTCGCCGCTGGGGCCGGGGAGCCTGGCGGGCAAGACGACGACCGACACGATGGTCGAGGCCATGAAGCGCGGGTGGACGCCGTCCTACCCGACCTTCAACCGCAGCCCGCTGCTGCTGGGCCAGCAGGCCGCCGAGGCCGGGATGGACCCCAAGGACTACGTCGTCGAGCAATTGCGCTCCGGTGAGCTGCGCTTCGCCTGCGAGGACCCCGACGCCCCCGAGAACTTCCCCCGCATCCTGTGCTCGTGGCGCACCAACCTGCTGGGCAGCTCGGCCAAGGGCACGGAGTTCTTCCTGCGCCACATGGTGGGGGCGGACAACGACGTCAACGCCGTCGAGACCCCGCCCGGTCAGCGGCCCGCCTCGGTGACGTGGCGCGAGCAGGCCCCGGTCGGCAAGCTCGACCTCATGTGGACCGCGGACTTCCGCAACACCTCCACCACCCTGCACTCCGACGTCGTCCTGCCGGCGGCCACCTGGTACGAGAAGCACGACATCTCCTCGACCGACATGCACCCCTTCGTGCACTCCTTCAACGCGGCCATCGACCCGCCGTGGGAGGCGCGCACCGACTTCCAGGTCTTCCAGGCCCTGGCCGGGCTCATCTCCGCCTGGGCGCCGCGCTACCTGGGCACCCAGACCGACGTCGTGGCCGCGCCGCTCAACCACGACACCCCCGACGCCATGACCATGGCGCACGGCGACGTCTCGGCCCTGCCCCAGGAGTGGGTGCCGGGGGTGACGATGCCCAAGCTCGTGCCCACCCAGCGCGACTACACCCAGATCCGGGCCAAGTTCGACGCCCTGGGCCCCCTGGCCGAGAAGCTGGGGCTGCCGTGCAAGGGCATCATGCTGAGGCCCGGCCCGGAGGTGGAGCGCCTGGCCCGCAACCACGGGGTCTCCACCGACGGCCAGGCGGCCGGCCGGCCCCTGATCGACACCGACATCCGCGCCGCCGACGCGATCTTCGCCCTGTCGGGCACCACCAACGGGCGCATCTCCACCGAGGGCTGGGAGACGCTGTCCCAGCGCACCGGCACCACGCTGGTCGAGCTCAGCGAGGAGGAGGCCGGCAAGCTCATCACCTTCGCCGACACCCAGGTCAAGCCCCAGGGCGTCATCACCTCCCCGGAGTGGTCCGGCTCGGAGCACGGCGGACGGCGCTACTCGGCCTTCGTGGTCAACGTGGAGCACGCCAAGCCCTGGCACACGCTGACCGGGCGCATGCACTACTACCTCGACCACGACTGGATGCTGGACATGGGCGAGGCCCTGCCGATCTTCCGACCGCCGTTGGACTTCCACGCCCTCTACGGGGAGGCCGCCCCCGGCTCGGTGGGCACGAGCCGGGCGGGAACGGCGGAGGTGGCGGTGCGCTACATCACCGCGCACAACAAGTGGGCGATCCACTCCCAGTACTTCGACAACCTGCACATGCTCACGCTGGGACGCGGGGGCCAGACCATCTGGATGAGTCCCCAGGACGCCGACAAGATCGGCGTCAAGGACAACGAGTGGGTCGAGGCCTACAACCGCAACGGCATCGTGGCGGCCCGAGCCATCGTCTCCCACCGCATCCCCGAGGGCATGGTCTTCATGCACCACGCCCAGGAGCGCACCATGAACACCCCGCTGACCGAGTCCAGCGGCCGGCGCGGGGGCACGCACAACTCGCTGACCCGGATCGTGCTCAAGCCCAGTCACTTCGCCGGCGGCTACGCGCAGCTGTCCTACGCCTTCAACTACATCGGCCCCACGGGCAACAACCGCGACGAGGTCACGCTCATCCGTCGCCGCAGCAACCAGGAGGTGACGTTCTGA
- the narH gene encoding nitrate reductase subunit beta — protein sequence MKVMAQIAMVMNLDKCIGCHTCSVTCKQAWTNREGTEYMWFNNVETRPGVGYPRGWEDQDTWRGGWERTASGRLRPRSGGRLRRLVNIFANPEMPTVEDYYEPWTYEYDRLLSAPKDSPTLPVARARSQLTGEYMSTIQWGPNWDDDLGGSMETLQQDPVIEAMGTKVRTDIESAFMFYLPRICEHCLNPTCVSACPSGAMYKRTEDGIVLVDQDACRGWRMCVSACPYKKVYFNHATGKAEKCTLCYPRLEVGEPTVCSETCVGRLRYLGVLLYDADRVSQAAAVKDPQDLYMAQREILLDPHDPQVVAGAQAEGIPASWVEAAQASPIWDLIDTYEVALPLHPEYRTMPMVWYIPPLSPVVDEVAAAGLDGEDHKVLLTAVSEMRIPLEYLAGLFTAGETNTVELVLRRLAAMRSHMRDVRLGREPDPAIAAAVGLSGQRLEAMYRLLAIAKYDDRYVIPTTKPEVPRGMADMGDDVRTLLGEGAPAGCHPDVASFHGQGGVGSGPVSLPLPTVRREPVPAAGPGLPGMPEVGVPEVIGQGSPGSTTRAGTRTGSRGTTTGSRTASTAGPVRPVPRDR from the coding sequence ATGAAGGTCATGGCCCAGATCGCGATGGTGATGAACCTGGACAAGTGCATCGGCTGCCACACCTGCTCAGTGACCTGCAAGCAGGCCTGGACCAACCGCGAGGGCACCGAGTACATGTGGTTCAACAACGTCGAGACCCGTCCCGGCGTCGGCTACCCCAGGGGGTGGGAGGACCAGGACACCTGGCGCGGCGGCTGGGAGCGCACGGCCTCGGGCCGCCTGCGCCCCCGCTCGGGCGGGCGCCTGCGCCGGCTGGTCAACATCTTCGCCAACCCCGAGATGCCCACGGTCGAGGACTACTACGAGCCGTGGACCTACGAGTACGACCGTCTGCTCTCGGCTCCCAAGGACTCCCCGACCCTGCCGGTGGCCCGCGCCAGGAGCCAGCTGACGGGCGAGTACATGTCCACGATCCAGTGGGGCCCCAACTGGGACGACGACCTGGGCGGCTCCATGGAGACCCTTCAGCAGGACCCGGTCATCGAGGCCATGGGCACCAAGGTGCGCACCGACATCGAGTCGGCCTTCATGTTCTACCTGCCGCGCATCTGCGAGCACTGCCTCAACCCCACCTGCGTGTCCGCCTGCCCGTCGGGCGCCATGTACAAGCGCACCGAGGACGGCATCGTCCTGGTGGACCAGGACGCCTGCCGCGGCTGGCGCATGTGCGTGTCGGCCTGCCCCTACAAGAAGGTCTACTTCAACCACGCCACCGGCAAGGCCGAGAAGTGCACCCTGTGCTACCCGCGCCTGGAGGTCGGTGAGCCCACCGTGTGCTCGGAGACCTGCGTGGGTCGCCTGCGCTACCTGGGGGTCCTGCTCTACGACGCCGACCGGGTCTCCCAGGCCGCGGCCGTCAAGGACCCGCAGGACCTCTACATGGCTCAGCGCGAGATCCTCCTCGACCCCCACGACCCGCAGGTCGTGGCCGGGGCCCAGGCCGAGGGGATCCCCGCCAGCTGGGTGGAGGCGGCGCAGGCCTCCCCCATCTGGGACCTCATCGACACCTACGAGGTGGCCCTGCCGCTGCACCCCGAGTACCGCACCATGCCGATGGTCTGGTACATCCCGCCGCTCTCGCCGGTCGTTGACGAGGTGGCCGCCGCCGGCCTGGACGGTGAGGACCACAAGGTGCTGCTGACGGCCGTGTCCGAGATGCGCATCCCGCTGGAGTACCTGGCGGGCCTGTTCACGGCCGGTGAGACCAACACGGTCGAGCTCGTGCTGCGGCGCCTGGCCGCCATGCGCTCCCACATGCGCGACGTGCGCCTGGGCCGCGAGCCCGACCCGGCCATCGCCGCCGCCGTGGGTCTGAGCGGGCAGCGGCTCGAGGCCATGTACCGGCTGCTGGCCATCGCCAAGTACGACGACCGCTACGTCATCCCCACGACCAAGCCCGAGGTCCCGCGGGGCATGGCGGACATGGGCGACGACGTGCGGACCCTCCTGGGTGAGGGGGCGCCGGCGGGCTGTCACCCCGACGTCGCCTCCTTCCACGGCCAGGGCGGCGTCGGCAGCGGCCCGGTGAGCCTGCCGCTGCCGACCGTGCGCCGCGAGCCGGTGCCCGCCGCCGGCCCCGGGCTGCCGGGGATGCCGGAGGTCGGCGTGCCCGAGGTCATCGGCCAGGGATCACCGGGGTCGACGACGCGAGCCGGCACCCGCACGGGCTCGCGCGGCACCACCACCGGTTCCCGTACCGCCTCGACGGCCGGCCCGGTCCGTCCCGTCCCGAGGGACCGCTGA